Proteins encoded by one window of Rhodamnia argentea isolate NSW1041297 chromosome 6, ASM2092103v1, whole genome shotgun sequence:
- the LOC115741576 gene encoding isochorismate synthase 1, chloroplastic isoform X2, translated as MAVAAGGGRGGGRFLARLVDSSGSSSSSTKSSASGPSMASRLSFHFHAYKYQSSCSLSMNGCEGGDPTSPIGNAETRSFPAVATPGLAVDRLSSAVASLKASPPGFGSGIIRLQVPIHEKIEAIDWLHSQHQLLPRCFFSGRNPSGNSDYFLEPFSVANGNGNGHLRRRTEHKLVSVAGVGSAVFFRHVRPFSYEDWLSIKRFLCTSCPLIRAYGAIRFDARSNVSPEWEAFGSFYFIVPQVELDELEESSMLAATIAWDNALSWTWEKAINSLEATINQVSLLVMKLRKQVPKAFILSNNHVPSKNYWDLAVKRALQMINGDESALIKVVLARSSRFLTATDIDPITWLACLQIEGENAYQFCLQPPNAPAFIGNTPEQLFHRTRLSISSEALAGTRARGESVASDLQIELDLLSSPKDHLEFTIVRESIRRKLEAVCSGVVVEPRKAIRKLSRVQHLHAVLAGKLRSEGDEFDILSSLHPSPAVCGFPTEEARLLIAETEVFDRGMYAGPVGWFGGGESEFAVGIRSALVGKGLGALIYAGTGIVEGSNPSSEWDELEIKISQFKKLLKLEVPSQQRLMT; from the exons ATGGCGGTTGCTGctggaggaggacgaggaggagggcGCTTCCTTGCACGTCTCGTCGACTCATCAGGGTCGTCATCCTCATCCACAAAGTCCTCTGCTTCTGGTCCATCCATGGCCTCTCGACTCTCTTTCCACTTCCACGCTTAC AAGTACCAGAGTTCATGCTCATTGTCCATGAACGGCTGCGAAGGAGGGGACCCCACGTCCCCCATCGGCAATGCCGAGACCCGCAGCTTCCCGGCCGTGGCGACGCCTGGCCTCGCCGTGGACCGCCTCAGCTCCGCCGTGGCCAGCCTCAAGGCTAGCCCGCCGGGTTTCGGCTCCGGCATTATCCGTCTTCAG GTGCCAATTCACGAAAAGATCGAAGCGATCGACTGGCTTCACTCTCAGCACCAGCTCCTCCCTCGCTGCTTCTTCTCCGGCCGGAACCCCAGCGGCAACTCCGATTACTTTCTCGAGCCGTTCTCGGTCGCCAACGGCAACGGCAATGGGCATCTTCGCCGCCGGACGGAGCACAAGCTGGTCAGCGTCGCCGGCGTCGGATCCGCGGTGTTCTTTCGCCACGTTCGCCCCTTCTCCTACGAAGATTGGTTGTCCATCAAAAG GTTTCTCTGCACAAGCTGCCCTTTAATCCGTGCTTATGGAGCGATTCGGTTTGATGCGAGATCGAATGTGTCACCAGAGTGGGAGGCTTTTGGTTCATTCTACTTTATTGTTCCTCAG GTTGAGTTGGATGAGCTCGAAGAGAGCTCTATGCTTGCGGCTACTATTGCATGGGACAATGCTCTTTCTTGGACTTGGGAAAAGGCCATAAATTCACTGGAAGCTACAATAAATCAG GTGTCGTTGCTTGTAATGAAGTTAAGAAAGCAAGTGCCTAAAGCATTCATCTTAAGTAATAATCACGTTCCCAGCAAGAACTACTGGGATCTTGCAGTGAAGAGAGCTTTGCAGATGATTAATGGTGATGAATCTGCCCTCATTAAG GTTGTGCTAGCACGAAGCAGCAGATTCCTTACTGCTACAGACATAGATCCTATTACATGGCTCGCTTGTTTACAG ATTGAAGGGGAAAATGCTTATCAGTTTTGTCTTCAGCCACCTAATGCTCCAGCATTCATTGGAAACACG CCAGAGCAACTATTTCACAGAACCAGGCTTAGTATCAGCAGTGAGGCTCTAGCTGGAACACGTGCGAGAGGTGAATCAGTGGCTTCGGATCTCCAAATAGAACTTGACTTGCTTTCAAG TCCAAAGGACCATCTTGAGTTTACTATAGTAAGGGAGAGCATAAGAAGAAAATTAGAG GCTGTATGTAGTGGAGTGGTTGTAGAACCAAGAAAAGCAATTCGAAAACTTTCTAGAGTTCAGCATCTACATGCTGTACTGGCTGGTAAATTGAGAAGTGAAGGTGATGAG TTTGACATTCTGTCTTCTCTCCACCCAAGTCCAGCAGTTTGTGGATTTCCAACAGAAGAAGCAAGGCTTTTAATTGCTGAAACTG AGGTATTTGACCGAGGAATGTATGCTGGACCTGTGGGCTGGTTTGGAGGAGGAGAGAGTGAGTTTGCTGTTGGTATTAGGTCAGCTTTGGTTGGAAAG GGTCTTGGTGCTTTAATTTATGCTGGGACCGGCATAGTGGAAGGAAGCAATCCATCTTCCGAATGGGATGAACTGGAAATCAAGATATCTCAG TTTAAAAAATTGCTCAAACTTGAGGTGCCTTCACAACAACGGTTGATGACTTAG
- the LOC115741576 gene encoding isochorismate synthase 1, chloroplastic isoform X1, whose translation MAVAAGGGRGGGRFLARLVDSSGSSSSSTKSSASGPSMASRLSFHFHAYRFFRLQKYQSSCSLSMNGCEGGDPTSPIGNAETRSFPAVATPGLAVDRLSSAVASLKASPPGFGSGIIRLQVPIHEKIEAIDWLHSQHQLLPRCFFSGRNPSGNSDYFLEPFSVANGNGNGHLRRRTEHKLVSVAGVGSAVFFRHVRPFSYEDWLSIKRFLCTSCPLIRAYGAIRFDARSNVSPEWEAFGSFYFIVPQVELDELEESSMLAATIAWDNALSWTWEKAINSLEATINQVSLLVMKLRKQVPKAFILSNNHVPSKNYWDLAVKRALQMINGDESALIKVVLARSSRFLTATDIDPITWLACLQIEGENAYQFCLQPPNAPAFIGNTPEQLFHRTRLSISSEALAGTRARGESVASDLQIELDLLSSPKDHLEFTIVRESIRRKLEAVCSGVVVEPRKAIRKLSRVQHLHAVLAGKLRSEGDEFDILSSLHPSPAVCGFPTEEARLLIAETEVFDRGMYAGPVGWFGGGESEFAVGIRSALVGKGLGALIYAGTGIVEGSNPSSEWDELEIKISQFKKLLKLEVPSQQRLMT comes from the exons ATGGCGGTTGCTGctggaggaggacgaggaggagggcGCTTCCTTGCACGTCTCGTCGACTCATCAGGGTCGTCATCCTCATCCACAAAGTCCTCTGCTTCTGGTCCATCCATGGCCTCTCGACTCTCTTTCCACTTCCACGCTTAC CGTTTCTTTCGATTGCAGAAGTACCAGAGTTCATGCTCATTGTCCATGAACGGCTGCGAAGGAGGGGACCCCACGTCCCCCATCGGCAATGCCGAGACCCGCAGCTTCCCGGCCGTGGCGACGCCTGGCCTCGCCGTGGACCGCCTCAGCTCCGCCGTGGCCAGCCTCAAGGCTAGCCCGCCGGGTTTCGGCTCCGGCATTATCCGTCTTCAG GTGCCAATTCACGAAAAGATCGAAGCGATCGACTGGCTTCACTCTCAGCACCAGCTCCTCCCTCGCTGCTTCTTCTCCGGCCGGAACCCCAGCGGCAACTCCGATTACTTTCTCGAGCCGTTCTCGGTCGCCAACGGCAACGGCAATGGGCATCTTCGCCGCCGGACGGAGCACAAGCTGGTCAGCGTCGCCGGCGTCGGATCCGCGGTGTTCTTTCGCCACGTTCGCCCCTTCTCCTACGAAGATTGGTTGTCCATCAAAAG GTTTCTCTGCACAAGCTGCCCTTTAATCCGTGCTTATGGAGCGATTCGGTTTGATGCGAGATCGAATGTGTCACCAGAGTGGGAGGCTTTTGGTTCATTCTACTTTATTGTTCCTCAG GTTGAGTTGGATGAGCTCGAAGAGAGCTCTATGCTTGCGGCTACTATTGCATGGGACAATGCTCTTTCTTGGACTTGGGAAAAGGCCATAAATTCACTGGAAGCTACAATAAATCAG GTGTCGTTGCTTGTAATGAAGTTAAGAAAGCAAGTGCCTAAAGCATTCATCTTAAGTAATAATCACGTTCCCAGCAAGAACTACTGGGATCTTGCAGTGAAGAGAGCTTTGCAGATGATTAATGGTGATGAATCTGCCCTCATTAAG GTTGTGCTAGCACGAAGCAGCAGATTCCTTACTGCTACAGACATAGATCCTATTACATGGCTCGCTTGTTTACAG ATTGAAGGGGAAAATGCTTATCAGTTTTGTCTTCAGCCACCTAATGCTCCAGCATTCATTGGAAACACG CCAGAGCAACTATTTCACAGAACCAGGCTTAGTATCAGCAGTGAGGCTCTAGCTGGAACACGTGCGAGAGGTGAATCAGTGGCTTCGGATCTCCAAATAGAACTTGACTTGCTTTCAAG TCCAAAGGACCATCTTGAGTTTACTATAGTAAGGGAGAGCATAAGAAGAAAATTAGAG GCTGTATGTAGTGGAGTGGTTGTAGAACCAAGAAAAGCAATTCGAAAACTTTCTAGAGTTCAGCATCTACATGCTGTACTGGCTGGTAAATTGAGAAGTGAAGGTGATGAG TTTGACATTCTGTCTTCTCTCCACCCAAGTCCAGCAGTTTGTGGATTTCCAACAGAAGAAGCAAGGCTTTTAATTGCTGAAACTG AGGTATTTGACCGAGGAATGTATGCTGGACCTGTGGGCTGGTTTGGAGGAGGAGAGAGTGAGTTTGCTGTTGGTATTAGGTCAGCTTTGGTTGGAAAG GGTCTTGGTGCTTTAATTTATGCTGGGACCGGCATAGTGGAAGGAAGCAATCCATCTTCCGAATGGGATGAACTGGAAATCAAGATATCTCAG TTTAAAAAATTGCTCAAACTTGAGGTGCCTTCACAACAACGGTTGATGACTTAG